In the genome of Oncorhynchus clarkii lewisi isolate Uvic-CL-2024 unplaced genomic scaffold, UVic_Ocla_1.0 unplaced_contig_9205_pilon_pilon, whole genome shotgun sequence, the window ctctgaggttggatggagagcatttgtgaacagcagttttcagttctttccacagattctcgattggattcaggtctggactttgacttggccattctaacacctggatatgtttatttttgaaccattccattgtagattttgcattatgttttggatcattgtcttgttggaagacaaatctccgtcccagtctcaggtcttttgcagactccatcaggttttcttccagaatggtcctgtatttggctccatccatcttcccatcaattttaaccatcttccctgtccctgctgaagaaaagcaggcccaaaccatgatgctgccaccaccatgtttgacagtggggatggtgtgttcagggtgatgagctgtgttgcttttacgccaaacataacgttttgcattgttgccaaaaagttcaattttggtttcatctgaccagagcaccttcttccacatgtttgatgtgtctcccaggtggcttgtggcaaactttaaacgacactttttatggatatctttaagaaatggctttcttcttgccactcttccataaaggccagatttgtgcaatatacgactgattgttgtcctatggacagagtctcccacctcagctgtagatctctgcagttcatccagagtgatcatgggcctcttggctgcatctctgatcagtcttctccttgtatgagctgaaagtttagagggacggccaggtcttggtagatttgcagtggtctgatactccttccatttcaatattatcgcttgcacagtgctccttgggatgtttaaagcttgggaaatctttttgtatccaaatccggctttaaacttcttcacaacagtatctcggacctgcctggtgtgttccttgttcttcatgatgctctctgcgcttttaacggacctctgagactatcacagtgcaggtgcattcatacgtagacttgattacacacaggtggattgtatttatcatcattagtcatttaggtcaacattggatcattcagagatcctcactgaacttctggagagagtttgctgcactgaaagtaaaggggctgaaaaattttgcacgcccaatttttcagtttttgatttgttaaaaaagtttgaaatatccaataaatgtcgttccacttcatgattgtgtcccacttgttgttgattcttcacaaaaaaatacagttttatatctttatgtttgaagcctgaaatgtggcaaaaggtcgcaaagttcaaggggggcgaatactttcgcaaggcactgtaggcctACTACATACCATTTTTGCCCTGGTATTTCATGTttaatttatatttttatatatatatatatttttacaggcAATCAGCAAGCGCAATGAGTTCAGAATATAAACCCAGATCCAAGCTTCTGCATGCTCACATTATCAAAGATTGTAAACAAACCAGTCCAGGACCTCAAACAAAGTATCTGCtaatgacagagaaagagattctGCATGACAGTGAAAATATCAGGCGATGGACTTTTGGTAAAAAGGACCCGAGCAAAATGAACCGAACGATATTGATGATGGGAGAAACAGGAGCAGGAAAATCAACCCTCATCAATGTGATGGTGAACTACATCCTTGGCGTTGATTGGGAGGATAAATACAGATTTGAAATCATTGCTGATGAGAGTCAAAGTCAAACTAGTTCACAAACAACTGCCATCACTGTGTATGAGATCTTTGGTCACGAAGGTGATCACATTCCATTTTCTTTAACCATCATCGACACTCCAGGATTTGGTGACACAAGCGGAATAGAGCAAGACAAACTCATCACAAAAAATCTACAGGAGCTGTTTCAATCTCCAAAAGGAGTCCACCACATTGATGCAGTGTGCTTTGTTGTAAAAGCTGCACAAGTGCGCCTCACACCTACACAGCGGTACATTTTTGATTCTGTCCTCTCAATTTTTGGAAAGGACATAGAAAATAACATTGTGGCACTCAGTACTTTTGCAGATAGTGGGGAGCCTTTAGTCCTTCAAGCACTGGTAATGGCAGAAGTTCCATGTGTCAGAAATGAACTTGGTACCCCTGTTTACTTCAAATTCAACAATGTGTTTGCTGGTTTACAAATGGTTGAAGATGATGAAGAACAAAACgatgaagaggatgaagaggaggaggaggaggaaaatgaTGAGGTGTGTCAATCATCTTGGAAAATGAGCATGAAAAACATGGCCATGTTTTTTGAATCACTATGTACAATGGAAGCAAAAAGCTTGGTATTAACACGTCAAGTTTTAGAGAAACGCAAACAACTGGAAATGGAAATCCAGACATTAACAAAGCAGCTACAAGTTGCAATGCAGCGAGCAGAAGCACTGAGGAGGGTCAGCGACCAATTAGAACAACATGAAGAGGACATGGAAGCCAACAGAAACTTCTCCATTCTTTTAGATGTAAGTGTGAAGGAGAAATGTGCCGTAAACAAGAAGGCAACAAATTGTAATTCTTGCAGGGAAACTTGCCATCACCCTTGCACAGAATATTTTGGGTGTACACGCATGCAGCAAGACAGATGCGCCGTCTGCATAAAGAAATGCAGCTGGAACGATCATTGTAAAGAGAAGTTCATTTATGTCTTTAAAACAGAAGAAGGTGAATCAACGTACCTAGACCTAAAGAGAAAGTATGAAGAATTGGAAGGTCAATCGCTGACAgcaaaaatgttcctcatcatcTTTTTGAATGAACTTCACCTGCAACTCATTGCCAGCTTAATCTTAATTCTTAAAATAAACAGCATTGTTCAAAAACTGGATCAGATCGCTCTGAGACCAAATCCAATGAGCGCAGCCAAATACCTTGACCTCCTGATTGAAAAAGCGCAAAGGAATCACAACCCCGAGAGAGTCAAGACACTGACAGATATGAAAGAGTAAGAAAAGCTGAAGAATAACTTCGCTAATCTGGTTCATGAATAAGTGAGTAAATATTGCATTTAATGTCTTCTCCAATACCTCCGTGATTGGCAAACATATGGTTAACCTGCATTTTGTTCTGCTTTCCTGTCTTCTACAGGGGTGTATCCTGTCAGTAACCACCACAGGAAGAGCTGAGAGTTAGGCCTACATAATGAATAATTATTAAGACATGTTTATAGTGCTAATGTCAAACTAAATTTACCATTACATAGTTGGGTCATCCATTCATTGGATCCTCTGCTCAACATACAATTTATGTATAGTTAAACAAAATGATAAATTTCCATTACTCTTGTAAGTTTTCTGTAATGTGTGAAATATTTTTGTGTGAGATAATCCATTGATACTTTTATTCTATTGATGTAATATTTGTTCGAAAAATCGACATTCCGGTTTAGCATGTGAATGGAGAAGAATCTCGTAGACAAGGCGTTAATTTTTCCAAATTTGTACTTTGCTTTCTACTTTCTTACATATCAGATTTGATTGGTGAGTTCGTAAATTACCTTTTTTGACGCAAATGTCACACGACTTGAGGAGCAGAAGACCTGTAACTGAAGTTTCAACCGCGATGGCAAACGTGAATGGTAATGGCGTCGACTCCAGTCGGTAATGGTAATGGCGTCGACTCCAGTCGGTAATGGTAATGGCTCCGACTCCAGTCTGGAAGTAGTCTTACCAGGACTCATATCACAGGAACAAACCATCTTTATAAAGGACAGATATTCATTTTTTAACATTCGGACActgtttaacatgatttattCGAAACAATTCTCCAACTCCCCTGAGGTGGTAATCTCCCTAGACGTCCATTCGACAGAATTGAAAGGGAATAGCTATTTGCtgttcttaaaaataaaaaaaaataggggGAAAAATGTTGCTCATGGATCCGTTTCTTGTATACATCTCCCCAGGCCAGTGTCTGTACCAATGACACCCGTTCTGATTATTTTGCTCTGGAACGTGGGACACGCCAAGGCTGCCCACTGTCCCCTTTATTATTTACCGTCGCCATTGAGCCCCTTTCAGTAGCTTTACGGGCATCTTCCTCTTTCCAAGGTGTAACACGGGAAGGAGTTGAACATTAGGTTATCATTATATGCAGATGATTTGTTACTCTATGTAAGTAGCCCTGTAACCTGTTTACCTTCTATCCTTTCTATTCTGGAGAACTTTGTCTCCTTCTCCGGTTACAACCTGAATCTCCAGAAAAGTGAGTGCTTCCCAGTCAATCCAGCAGCGCTGCAGCTCCAGCAGATAGATTTGCTCTTTCAGGTTAGCCGCTCTGGTTTCAAATACCTTGGATTGAAATTCATTATATGCTCTTTTGTTCTGCAAACTTTCCTCCCCTTCTTGCGCAAATGAAAACTGATTTTCAGAGACGGGGTAGCTTACCACGATCACTTATAGGAAGGATTAATGctgtaaaaatgaacagtttaccCAAATTCTATTTCAATCTATCCCATTGTTTTTACCaaggtgttgttgtttttttaaagtcaatCAATCAGGCGGTTACCACATTTATCTGGGGAGGAAAGGTACCCAGAGTCAATAGATCTTTACTTCAGAGATTCAAGTTTAGTGGAGGGCTGGCACTACCCAGCGTTTTATACTATTACTGGGCAGCCAGCTTTCAGAAATTGCCATTCTGGTTACATGCTCCAGATACCTCATGGTGCCACCTAAAGGCACATTCTTGTATTTTTGCTTCTCTTCTTGCGTTACTCTGCTTTTCTCGAccaacatccccctctctctatactcGCAAACCTGTAGTGCTTTCCACACTTAAGATTTGGTACCAGTTTCGACTGTATTTTAAATTCTCCTCTGCATCTACTATGGGTCCTATTGACAGGAATCACTTCTTCCCCGCTTCTCTAATAGATAATGCTTTCTTTCACTGGACGAGGAAAGGTAATAAAGTCCTTCCAAGACTtatatgtacatttatttttttctagttttcccaACCTGGCCTCTAAATACTATTTGCCTCCATCTCACTTTTTCCGTTACCTTCAAATTAGGCATTGTGTCTCCTCCCAATTTTCTGGCTTCCCTGCTCCACCCCCTTGCTAACCCTGGGATGGTATATTGACTCTATTACCTCGACAGAAAGCAGTCATTTCTCAGATCTATCTGTGTATTTTGTCATTGGACAAACACTCCACCAACAAAACTAAATCTGCTTGGCAGTGGGAAATGGGTGTTGAATTTACACAGGAGTGGTGGGACGAGGCTATTGATAGGGAACGCTCCATTGCATCTTGAGCTCATCTTGGTCTCATACAATGTAAGGTTTTACATAGAGTGCATTTTTCCAAATCCAGATTGTCTGAAATATATCCAAATGTAAATGATGAGTGTGATAGATGTCATGTCTCACCATATGACCTTAGTCACATGTTCATTCAATGCTTTAAACTACAAAATTACTGggattcattttttaaaactttatctGGGGTGCTTGAAATGAACCTGCAGCAATGTACCTTGATAGCTGTTTTTGGTATTCCAGGAGACTTGTTCTCCTTGGATCCCAAACATGGCGATGTTGTTGCTTTTTACATCCTTATTAGCTCACCGTGGAATTCTTCTCCAGTGGAAGTCTGCTCAGTCCCCCTCTACTTCTCAATGGCTCAACGATGTAATGTTCTTCCTAAAGCTTTAGAAAGTATTCTCTTAGGGGATCCAATGATACATTGGAACCCCTAAGAGAAACTCACTGGTCTTCATGATGTTACTAATACTGAAACCATGAACTCTAAACCCATTGGTCTTCATgatgttactaatactgaagCTATGTGTTCTAAACCCACTGGTCTTCATGATGCTACTAATACTGAAGACATGTGTTCTAAACCCACTGGTCTTCATGATGTTACTGATACTGAATACATGTGCTCTAAACCCACTGGTCTTCATGATGTTACTGATACTGAAGACATGTGCTCTAAACCCACTGGTCTTCATgatgttactaatactgaagCCATGTGCTCTAAACCCACTGGTCTTCATgatgttactaatactgaagacatGTGTTCTAAACCCACTGGTCTTCATGATGTTACTGATACTGAAGACATGTGTTCTAAATCCCCTGGTCTTCATGATGAAGACATGTGCTCTAAACCCACTGGTCTTATGATGTTACTGATACTGAAGACATGTGCTCTAAACCCACTGGTCTTCATgatgttactaatactgaagCCATGTGCTCTAAACCCACTGGTCTTCATGATGTTACTAAAACTGAAGACATGTGTTCTAAACCCACTGGTCTTCATGATGTTACTGATACTGAAGTCATGTGTTCTAAATCCATTGGTCTTCATgatgttactaatactgaagacatTATAGACCCATTGATCTTCATGATTTTACTAATACGGAAGTCATGTGTTCTAAACTCACTGGAACTCTCTGGGGAAATGTGAACATCTGGCTACTGTGCTGCTCTATTCTGGGAGTGTTGCAGTAACCCTGCCCATGCAAATATTACGATACCACAGCTCACAAtctcccagcctaaaaccctatgGGACTGAGTCTGACTTGGGCTGACGACGGCTGGAGAACCAGACTTCACACTGGACTTTGCATAACGTTCAAGTTGGGGACTTCACTCTCAGGTCTTTATATAGCTATGAATTTAAATCAAAgcttaaaaaaaatcaaaacctaTTCTGAATTTTGTTCAACATGTCCTTCAAAATAATGCATTTTCTACAGCTCGATACCCTTAGTGGTCCCAGTGTGTTAACAATGATTTAACATTTTTGCAGAATATATTGAGAGATATGTACATTATCATAATCCATAGACAGTCTAACCAATTACATTATTGTAGTGTCGTGTCATATTTCAAAGAATTTGTTATTAGAATACGGGAGACTCCGAAGCTCTGCAGCTAATGAGACAGAGCAGTTCCTCTTTAGCTGAGGGAGGTTTTTGTACGATGCTCTAACACTGTGTGAACGGAGTGCTCAAACCCtgctgacagtagtaatctcctgcatcttcagcctggactccactgatggtcagagtgtAATGAGTATAAGGACTACCAGATCCACTCCCACTGAAACGACCTGGAATCCCAGACTGGCGTGTTGTAGCAACATAAACCAGGAGTTTAGGAGCTTCTCCAGGTTTCTGCAGGTACCAGTGGAGATGATTACCAGTATTTGAACTGGCTGTACAGCTGATAGAGACAGTCTCTCCTGGACTAACAGACTGAGATTTAGGAGACTGAGTAAGAATGATATCTGCTGATGATtctgaaaaataaaacaaaattcaAGAAAGGCTGATTTGTAAGATTATCAAAACAACAATGATATTGTAAAGCATAGCATATCAAGCTAAatgttaaaatgtttttaaaaattctATCATGTTAAATTAACAAATGAAGTGTAAATCTGAATCCAAATCCATAATGAATAAAAGTTGGTGAAAGTGTCTCTCACCCTGAACAAGGAGCCCCAGTGTCCACAGCAGTAGAATCAGTGACAtcatcattgtgttgtgtgtcagTGGCTCTGAAAGGAGTGAACAGTCACTAATCAACACTGGGGTTTTAAAAGTATGTGGAGCAATGAGGCAGGACAGCTATGCAAATGTCTCATATTTTACACAAAtgcgcgcgtgcacacacacacacacacagataaaataAGTCAGCAGTTTCCAAAACTATGCTTACTGTATTTCAAATCTGAGAATACTAAAATCATAGACAAACCACACATTATAACAACTATTTCTTAAATGGGGCCTAGTTTGACTCGCCCACACAGTGTGTGATGTCCCTCAACAGTGGTTGTCAGTCCCGGGAGAAGGTAAACCAAGCTTAACAGTAGAATTGCTGCCTCTACATTATGTCCTTCAAACCTTTTCATGGTGGACAGTAGtggagctctgtctctctcctctcaccacagTGTGTAATGGCAGTTTGAGAGACGGGTAAAGTGGGTGTTTTAATTTAAGTTAAAGGTCCCCAGAACCGTATAAAAAGAAAGTCACACACTCTATAGAACAATTCAGTTGTTAGGAGCATATATAGTGTGCAACTTTCTTTCATTACTTTTATACAGTTTACTTTCCATTAGTCAGCACCTATTCAAGCATTACTGGGATGTGCTTCAGCTCGTGGTTTCATTACCCTATCGTAACCACAAAAAAACTGTTATagtttcaaaatatgttttaaactAACGTGCCATGTCAATCTCATGGACTGTCATTCTTGGCATCTACACTGGGGACTAAAGATTAGTggcggagggaggagggaagactGACTCATATCAGTCATATCTGCTATCAGAGGTGTTGAGGGCTTCTCATTCATATAGAAATATAGCCTATAGTGTTGAATACATGGTTTACAGTATCACTATTTAGGATTTAGCCTTTTTCTTGTTTTGAACCGAAAGGTATGATCCTTTGGGTGGGGATACATTTGCCTGTCCATGTAGCAAATGTGTTACATCTGACATATatgtgtcacattctgaccttagttcctttgtttttgtctttgtttagtatggtcagggcgtgagttggggtgggcagtctgtttgtttttctatgttggttttctgtgttcagcctagtatggttctcaatcagaggcaggtgtcgttagttgtctctgattgagaataattcttaggtagcctttttctaCCTATgtttttgtgggtgtttgtcttccgtgtcagtcGCCACGCAGGACTGTTTAGATTCttcacgtttattattttgttccagtgttcagttgtgtttttaaataaatcaatatggacacttaccatgctgatttttggtccgatccttactcctcagACGAAGGGGAGGAAATCCATTACAATATGGGAAGTTCTACCTTAATTTGGTACAGAAACATTTTGTTTGATATTGTTGGCAAGTTGTCTCACTTCTTCTTGTGGCTTAGAATGAAACGGAAATGGTTGAACCCATGTTGCGCATGAAAGGTATGAAATGCATGTTTTTCTTGCTCTATTTAGGCAGAAATGGTGTTGCATACATCTAATGTGTTTTTCCATTGTGCTCAATGCTAAAATACCTGTCAAGATTTTGACAGAATGAGGCAACTTAACAAGTGTGATGAAGTCATTTAACACATTATGGGAAGTTGGAGCTCCTCTGAACGAAAGCAGAAGTAGCATACTGTAAGAGAAATAAAACATCATCTATTTATTAATTAAAACTAAATCTATTTATTCATGCATGGGAAATATGAGAAGCAATATAATTTAGGATTTGACCAATGGAGGTCAAGCTTGAATGGGGGTTAGATCACCAAAGGACCAAATCTAGGCAACCCTATAGATCCATGGAAAGTACAGGCTATACAGACAGCTTGCAGGCGGTCCAGAATCCAGCCAGGCAGGAGAGTATACACACCGGTATCGCAGGtaccaggttcatctgtacaagaTGTCGGAGGACGCCAGGTTCAGCATGAGACACAGGGTAAATGTGGGGTGTTGGGAAGAGCTGCGCAGGATGACCACCAGAACAGCTAAAGTCGGAAGTTAGGTcggagtcattaactcgtttttcaatcactccataaatttcttgtgaacaaactatagttttggcaagtcggttaggacatctactttgtgcatgacacaagtcatttttccaacaattgtttacagacagattatttcacttataattcactgtattacatttccagtgggtcagaagtttacgtacactaagttgaatgggccattaaacagcttggaaaattactgaattatgtcatggctttaaaagcttctgataggctaattgacataatttgagtcaattggaggtgtacctgtggatgtatttcaaggcctaccttcagacttggtgcctctttgcttgacatcatggggaaatctaaagaaatcagctaaaacttcagaaaataaattgtagacctccgcaagtctggttcatcctcgggagcaatttccaaacgcctgaaggtaccacgttcatctgtacaatcaatagtacgcaggtataaacatggaaccacgcagccgtcctactgctcaggaaggagacgtgttctgtctcctagagatgaatgttctttggtgcgaaaggtgcaagtcaatcccagaacaacagcaaagtaccttgtgaagatgctggaggaaatgggtacaaaactactaactatctacagtaaaacgagtcctatatcgacaacctgaaaggcctctcagcaaggaagaagccactgctccgaaaCCGCCAGAAAGACAGCCAGACTAGGGTTTGCatctacacatggggacaaagatggtactttttggagaaatgtcctctggtctgatgaaacaaaaatataactgtttggc includes:
- the LOC139398355 gene encoding uncharacterized protein, producing the protein MSSEYKPRSKLLHAHIIKDCKQTSPGPQTKYLLMTEKEILHDSENIRRWTFGKKDPSKMNRTILMMGETGAGKSTLINVMVNYILGVDWEDKYRFEIIADESQSQTSSQTTAITVYEIFGHEGDHIPFSLTIIDTPGFGDTSGIEQDKLITKNLQELFQSPKGVHHIDAVCFVVKAAQVRLTPTQRYIFDSVLSIFGKDIENNIVALSTFADSGEPLVLQALVMAEVPCVRNELGTPVYFKFNNVFAGLQMVEDDEEQNDEEDEEEEEEENDENFVSFSGYNLNLQKSECFPVNPAALQLQQIDLLFQQGKATLMCLAIKGFPSDWKLSWKLEVSSSNTWEVTGNPGVLDGHYSWSSTLTLPVDQWKKVGSVTCEATQGSQSPLSEERPVF